A genomic region of Brevinematales bacterium contains the following coding sequences:
- a CDS encoding SDR family NAD(P)-dependent oxidoreductase, which yields MRYFIISGASRGLGAALVKVLAKPENTIFCISRTRDDALIREAQEKGGVIEWLLYDLNNILQIDTLMNMIFQKINKQDAEGIYLINNAGVIQPLGPVEKASSPDIQKSVQVNIAAPMVLGARFIDLCRDFGRRKMILNITATVREPRADWACYFSAKAAIDYFTKCVGKEKMKDKNAVKIISIAPSIMNTDMRNEVLKRRGLGERLLYFLRIKRDLEKPIPPELVAKKMEYLMLHLDPENGEKVYISEINGED from the coding sequence TTGAGATATTTTATTATTTCCGGGGCATCGAGGGGTCTTGGCGCGGCGCTGGTGAAGGTTCTCGCAAAACCGGAAAACACCATCTTTTGTATCTCACGTACCCGCGATGATGCTCTTATTCGCGAAGCTCAGGAAAAAGGCGGTGTAATCGAGTGGCTTCTTTACGACCTGAATAATATTCTACAAATCGACACCCTGATGAATATGATTTTCCAAAAAATCAACAAGCAAGACGCGGAAGGTATCTATCTTATCAACAATGCGGGGGTGATTCAGCCTCTGGGTCCGGTGGAAAAAGCAAGCAGCCCGGATATCCAAAAGAGCGTTCAGGTGAATATCGCGGCTCCCATGGTGCTGGGGGCGAGATTCATCGATTTATGCCGGGATTTCGGCAGGCGAAAAATGATCCTGAATATCACCGCGACAGTCAGGGAACCCCGCGCCGATTGGGCATGTTACTTTTCCGCGAAAGCCGCAATCGATTATTTTACAAAATGTGTCGGAAAGGAAAAGATGAAGGATAAGAACGCCGTAAAAATAATATCCATCGCTCCAAGCATCATGAATACCGATATGCGGAACGAAGTATTAAAACGGCGGGGTTTGGGCGAACGTCTTTTATATTTCCTGCGCATCAAACGCGATTTGGAGAAACCGATACCTCCCGAGCTGGTCGCTAAAAAGATGGAGTATCTCATGCTTCATCTCGACCCTGAGAACGGCGAAAAAGTTTATATCTCGGAGATAAACGGAGAGGATTAA